From a region of the Candidatus Zymogenaceae bacterium genome:
- a CDS encoding branched-chain amino acid ABC transporter permease yields MFFQQLINGLAAGSIYAMVALGYTMIYGILGIINFAQGEIYMAGAYAAVMLIGALHIGFFPAFALALVVAAAVGVLMERLAFRPLRNLNPLIPLIAAIGVSICLQDVARLLFGPDKRPFPIKIELEPFILFGNQIPALEIYVLITASILMTALYLFINKTKYGKAIVASASDGETARLMGINVDTMITLTFIIGSIMSGAAGVLMAIEYNTYPSMGVLPGLKAFSAAILGGVGSIPGAIIGGLIIGVAENLGAAYIMSGLKDAVAFAILIIMLIVKPSGIMGKRS; encoded by the coding sequence ATGTTTTTTCAACAACTCATAAACGGCCTAGCGGCCGGAAGCATATACGCCATGGTGGCCCTGGGATATACCATGATATACGGTATCCTGGGGATCATTAACTTCGCCCAGGGTGAAATCTACATGGCGGGCGCATATGCCGCTGTGATGCTCATCGGCGCCCTCCACATCGGTTTTTTCCCCGCCTTCGCGCTGGCCCTTGTGGTTGCGGCGGCCGTGGGCGTGCTGATGGAGCGGCTGGCGTTTCGGCCCTTGAGAAACCTCAACCCGCTCATACCGCTGATCGCCGCAATCGGTGTATCGATCTGCCTGCAGGATGTGGCGCGGCTCCTGTTCGGCCCCGACAAGAGGCCGTTTCCCATAAAAATCGAACTCGAACCGTTTATCCTCTTCGGTAACCAGATACCAGCGCTTGAAATCTATGTCCTCATCACCGCCTCGATTCTCATGACGGCATTATACCTTTTTATCAATAAGACGAAATACGGGAAGGCCATCGTTGCTTCGGCCTCTGACGGCGAAACGGCGCGATTGATGGGGATCAATGTCGATACGATGATAACCCTGACCTTCATCATCGGATCGATCATGAGCGGCGCCGCGGGCGTGCTGATGGCCATCGAATACAACACATATCCGTCAATGGGCGTTCTGCCGGGTCTGAAGGCGTTTTCCGCCGCGATCCTGGGAGGCGTTGGGAGCATACCGGGGGCGATCATCGGCGGACTGATTATCGGAGTGGCGGAAAACCTGGGTGCTGCATATATCATGTCCGGACTTAAGGACGCCGTGGCGTTTGCAATATTGATTATTATGCTCATAGTGAAACCATCCGGTATCATGGGAAAAAGAAGCTAA
- a CDS encoding DUF3276 family protein translates to MEDRRKEEIFTKKVKAGRRTYYFDVKENVNNDKYLIISETKAVDFGKQDRFRIMVFPEDLDNFQEAFDEVVNFIRENDHSRSEEYDSSMGD, encoded by the coding sequence TTGGAAGACAGGAGAAAAGAAGAAATTTTTACGAAGAAAGTCAAGGCGGGAAGAAGAACCTATTATTTTGATGTCAAGGAGAACGTCAACAACGACAAGTACTTGATCATCTCAGAGACAAAGGCTGTTGATTTCGGAAAACAGGACAGGTTCAGAATCATGGTATTCCCTGAGGATCTGGACAACTTCCAGGAAGCGTTTGATGAGGTGGTAAATTTCATCAGGGAAAACGACCATTCACGTTCTGAAGAGTATGATTCCTCAATGGGAGATTAG
- a CDS encoding branched-chain amino acid ABC transporter permease, protein MFIQQLVNGLTLGGVYALIAVGYTMVYGIIELINFAHGEIYMLGAFLAFTFVTMLNLPFPLAVLLSISCCALFGVILEFIAYRPLRKAPRLAALITAIGASLFLQNVALMIWGGRMKTYPKGTIPEIFKSALFYMGDVKVSLLQYDIISITIFLMFCLHILITQTKIGTAMRACAQDKTTASLMGINVNRVISFTFAVGSGLGAVAGIIVGVYYNAIFPMMGYTAGVKAFAAAVLGGIGNIPGAMFGGFVLGIAESYGAGYLSSGYRDGIAYAIMILVIIFRPSGILGRKTVVKV, encoded by the coding sequence ATGTTCATTCAGCAGCTTGTTAACGGACTTACTCTCGGTGGCGTATATGCACTTATCGCCGTCGGTTATACGATGGTGTATGGAATCATCGAGTTGATTAACTTCGCCCACGGCGAAATATACATGCTCGGTGCGTTTCTCGCCTTCACCTTCGTCACCATGCTCAACCTTCCGTTTCCCCTGGCAGTCCTGCTTTCCATATCATGTTGCGCGCTATTCGGCGTTATCCTGGAATTCATCGCCTATCGTCCTCTCAGGAAAGCGCCGCGTCTGGCCGCACTCATCACGGCCATCGGTGCGTCACTCTTTCTCCAGAACGTCGCACTGATGATCTGGGGCGGTCGTATGAAAACATATCCGAAGGGAACCATCCCTGAAATATTTAAATCCGCTCTTTTTTATATGGGTGATGTCAAGGTATCTCTGCTGCAATATGACATCATCTCCATCACAATATTCTTGATGTTCTGTCTTCATATCCTTATTACACAGACAAAAATAGGCACCGCCATGCGGGCCTGCGCCCAGGACAAGACTACCGCATCCCTCATGGGCATAAATGTCAACCGGGTGATATCGTTCACCTTCGCCGTTGGATCCGGTCTGGGTGCGGTTGCGGGGATCATCGTCGGTGTTTATTATAACGCAATTTTCCCCATGATGGGATATACCGCCGGTGTCAAGGCGTTTGCGGCGGCGGTGTTGGGCGGTATCGGCAACATCCCCGGAGCGATGTTCGGTGGATTCGTGCTGGGGATCGCCGAATCATACGGGGCGGGGTACCTTTCTTCCGGGTATCGGGACGGTATCGCATATGCCATTATGATCCTCGTGATCATCTTCCGTCCGTCCGGAATACTTGGAAGAAAAACAGTGGTGAAGGTATAA
- a CDS encoding branched-chain amino acid ABC transporter permease: MIDLILHLLLFASIYVVLTLSLNLIIGFTGQVSLGHAAFFGIGAYMGSVMVTYMDLPYILSFFFAFCAAGVVGVLLGLPTLRLRDDYLAIVTLGFGIIIEIVILNIDYLGGPDGIFGIPSPVIAGKKLTSKLDFLIFNWTIMGLTILFMYRLTRSRVGRALAAIRDDELTAQVMGINTTKYKILAFGLGAAFAGAAGSLYGSYIHYIQPQNFGLSASILVLCMVVIGGMGSIPGSIIGALILFLLPEIIRYLPGIIKFVAEHLNPGSVADYQKISAIADYQNLIYGAALVLLLIVRPQGLMGKYRVK; encoded by the coding sequence ATGATCGACCTGATACTCCACTTACTTCTGTTTGCATCCATATATGTGGTGCTGACACTTTCTTTAAACCTGATTATTGGTTTTACCGGGCAGGTTTCTCTTGGGCACGCCGCCTTTTTCGGCATCGGCGCCTACATGGGATCGGTCATGGTCACCTATATGGACCTGCCGTATATCCTTTCGTTCTTTTTTGCGTTTTGTGCTGCGGGGGTTGTTGGGGTACTTTTGGGCCTCCCGACACTTCGCCTCAGGGACGACTATCTCGCCATCGTCACGCTCGGATTCGGAATCATCATAGAGATCGTCATACTGAATATAGACTATCTCGGCGGCCCGGACGGCATCTTCGGTATTCCAAGCCCGGTCATTGCGGGAAAAAAGCTGACATCCAAGCTTGATTTTCTCATCTTCAACTGGACAATCATGGGATTGACGATACTGTTCATGTATCGTCTGACAAGATCACGGGTCGGGCGGGCCCTGGCGGCCATACGGGATGACGAGTTGACCGCCCAGGTGATGGGAATCAATACAACGAAATACAAAATACTTGCTTTCGGTCTGGGCGCCGCGTTTGCCGGAGCGGCGGGATCTCTCTATGGTTCATACATCCATTATATCCAGCCCCAGAATTTCGGCCTGTCCGCATCAATACTGGTCCTGTGTATGGTGGTCATCGGGGGAATGGGAAGCATACCTGGATCGATCATTGGGGCGCTGATTCTTTTTTTGCTGCCCGAAATTATTCGATATCTCCCAGGCATAATCAAATTCGTCGCCGAGCACCTGAATCCCGGCTCTGTCGCCGACTACCAGAAAATCAGTGCCATTGCCGATTATCAAAATCTCATATACGGTGCGGCTCTGGTGCTCCTTTTGATTGTCCGCCCCCAGGGACTTATGGGAAAGTACCGGGTTAAATAA
- a CDS encoding ABC transporter ATP-binding protein, translated as MMLESKGIYKDFGGVKALSDVHLSVPKNVIMGLIGPNGAGKTTFFNVISGILPVTTGDFFFKGRKLTGKKPFYITRSGIARTFQNIQLFNGMTVFENVVAGRHIRTKAGLIRGIVGGRLVRREERENIERVNEILNFVHIESEKGLPADSLPYGKQRHVEIARALAVEPELLLLDEPSAGMNPRETEDLMKLIMAIRKRGITVLLIEHDMNLIMGICDRIAVLDYGKKISEGTPEEIRNDEKVIEAYLGREEDYADLG; from the coding sequence ATGATGCTTGAATCGAAAGGCATTTACAAGGATTTCGGCGGCGTGAAGGCGCTGTCGGACGTTCACCTTTCGGTACCGAAAAATGTCATAATGGGGCTGATAGGTCCCAACGGTGCAGGGAAAACGACATTTTTCAATGTGATCAGCGGTATTCTTCCGGTGACGACGGGAGATTTCTTCTTCAAGGGGAGGAAACTGACGGGCAAAAAACCCTTTTATATCACCCGATCAGGCATTGCGAGAACATTTCAAAATATACAGCTCTTTAACGGTATGACGGTTTTTGAGAATGTTGTTGCGGGTCGTCACATCAGGACGAAGGCGGGGCTTATTCGCGGTATCGTCGGGGGGAGGTTGGTTCGACGCGAGGAGCGTGAGAATATCGAAAGGGTCAATGAAATTCTCAATTTCGTGCACATAGAATCAGAAAAGGGTCTCCCCGCCGACAGCCTCCCATACGGAAAACAGCGGCACGTAGAGATAGCCCGGGCGCTTGCGGTGGAGCCGGAGCTGTTGCTCCTCGATGAGCCGTCCGCGGGGATGAATCCGAGAGAAACCGAAGACCTGATGAAGCTCATCATGGCCATCAGGAAGAGGGGGATCACCGTGCTTCTGATAGAACATGATATGAATCTCATCATGGGCATATGTGACAGGATAGCGGTGCTCGATTACGGAAAGAAGATTTCCGAGGGAACACCTGAAGAAATACGCAACGACGAGAAAGTCATTGAGGCATATCTCGGCCGAGAGGAAGACTATGCGGATTTGGGATGA
- a CDS encoding branched-chain amino acid ABC transporter permease codes for MYICILSMLYIVLALGLNIIPGFTGLLDLGFVGFYAIGAYTAGLLTLKCGAMGPPWDILSNYWVIIPLAALNGALWGILLGAPTLRLTGDYFAIVTFGFSELVVLVIVNEMWLTRGPMGLPGISSPGIDLTFLYPITRFFFENPIVYSFKGKVPFFYLILFMMIATIFIMNRLEDSRLGRAWFAIRDDEIAAECSGINIMRYKVIAFAISASFGAIGGSFFARWFGFISPVSFKFWESILILCMVVLGGMGSIPGVILGATVLVSLSELLRQVLEPWPDLVQARYALFGIILILMMRFLPAGLIPLSRVKRVMSTKDESILQTMNESFFSVSTDSKKLSKDR; via the coding sequence ATGTATATCTGCATCCTCTCGATGCTGTATATCGTGCTTGCCCTCGGCCTGAATATTATCCCCGGTTTCACCGGTCTCCTTGATCTTGGATTTGTCGGCTTCTACGCCATCGGCGCCTACACGGCGGGATTATTGACGCTCAAATGCGGGGCCATGGGACCTCCCTGGGATATCCTCTCCAATTACTGGGTTATCATACCATTGGCGGCCCTGAACGGCGCGTTGTGGGGCATACTCCTTGGGGCGCCGACCCTCAGGTTGACGGGGGATTATTTCGCAATCGTCACCTTCGGCTTTTCAGAGCTTGTGGTGCTTGTTATCGTCAACGAGATGTGGCTGACCCGGGGGCCGATGGGACTACCCGGGATATCTTCGCCGGGCATCGACCTCACGTTCTTATACCCGATCACCCGTTTTTTCTTCGAAAACCCGATCGTCTATTCTTTCAAGGGGAAAGTCCCGTTTTTCTACCTGATCCTCTTCATGATGATTGCAACGATCTTCATCATGAATCGACTGGAGGATTCCCGGCTCGGTCGTGCGTGGTTCGCCATCCGGGACGATGAAATCGCCGCCGAATGCAGCGGTATAAACATCATGAGATACAAGGTCATCGCATTTGCCATCAGCGCATCTTTTGGGGCCATCGGCGGTTCTTTCTTCGCACGGTGGTTCGGTTTCATCAGCCCCGTCAGCTTCAAGTTCTGGGAATCGATCCTGATACTCTGCATGGTGGTTCTCGGCGGTATGGGAAGTATTCCCGGTGTGATTCTCGGTGCAACGGTGCTGGTGAGCCTTTCCGAGCTGTTGCGCCAAGTTCTGGAGCCCTGGCCGGATCTGGTACAGGCGCGATACGCGCTCTTCGGCATCATTCTGATATTGATGATGCGTTTTCTGCCTGCGGGATTAATTCCCCTCTCCAGGGTGAAGCGGGTTATGTCTACAAAGGATGAGTCGATTTTGCAAACCATGAATGAGAGCTTTTTCAGCGTCTCCACCGACAGCAAAAAGCTGAGCAAAGATAGATGA
- a CDS encoding phenylacetate--CoA ligase codes for MRIWDEKNETMSREELKQFQLEGLQKTINRIIRHNVTFYRHRFDQVGFNIEKDAIESIEDLSKLPFITREDLKESYPYDLFAVHLRDVVRIHAASGDVGITGFTMEDLKSWSRRVARTLCSAGLDEDDVLQIALSYGLFPGAFGYHYAAENIGASVIPTSTTHIKRQLRILQDYKSTAIVSTPSYILRLIREMKDNGINPKHLSLKYAILGAEPWTDDMRREIEENLYVSAYFHYGVESVFGPGIASECREKNGLHIFEDHFIPEIIDTKTGKSLPYGEEGELVLTTLTMEAFPLIRYRTGDVTRLYLSDDVCPCGRTHIKMDPVKRRYDDLIVFRGINLYPYQIQNILKEIIQDEPRFRIVLYRENGDDLMDIQLEITENIFHDEMKVERRFIRDVEHRILHELGFEVSIRLIENDSLPDGELIEDKR; via the coding sequence ATGCGGATTTGGGATGAAAAAAACGAGACAATGTCTCGGGAGGAGCTGAAGCAGTTCCAGCTTGAGGGGCTGCAGAAGACCATAAACCGTATTATTCGGCATAACGTGACCTTTTATCGTCATCGATTCGATCAGGTCGGGTTCAATATTGAAAAAGACGCGATCGAATCGATAGAAGATCTTTCCAAACTCCCGTTCATTACGAGGGAAGATCTGAAGGAGAGTTACCCCTATGACTTGTTTGCGGTTCACTTGAGAGATGTAGTGCGGATTCACGCCGCGTCAGGGGATGTGGGGATCACGGGATTCACGATGGAGGATCTCAAGAGCTGGTCACGCCGTGTTGCTCGCACCCTGTGCTCCGCGGGTCTTGACGAAGACGATGTACTGCAGATTGCGCTTTCATACGGCTTATTCCCGGGCGCCTTCGGATACCATTACGCCGCTGAAAATATTGGGGCGTCGGTCATTCCCACGTCGACCACTCACATCAAGAGGCAGCTGAGGATTCTTCAGGATTATAAATCCACCGCAATCGTTTCCACACCGTCATATATACTACGGCTGATACGCGAGATGAAAGACAATGGTATCAATCCGAAGCACCTCTCATTGAAATACGCCATACTGGGGGCGGAGCCGTGGACGGATGACATGCGTCGGGAAATTGAGGAGAATCTGTATGTGTCCGCATATTTCCATTATGGCGTTGAATCCGTATTTGGGCCGGGGATTGCCTCGGAATGCCGGGAAAAAAACGGGCTGCATATATTTGAAGATCATTTTATACCGGAGATCATCGATACGAAAACAGGGAAGTCCCTTCCGTATGGAGAAGAGGGCGAGCTTGTCCTGACGACATTGACGATGGAAGCGTTTCCGCTCATACGATACCGAACGGGAGATGTGACACGGCTCTATCTGTCGGATGATGTGTGTCCCTGTGGAAGAACACATATAAAAATGGATCCGGTAAAAAGACGGTATGACGATCTTATCGTCTTTCGTGGTATCAACCTGTATCCATATCAGATACAAAACATCCTCAAAGAGATAATACAGGATGAACCTCGATTTCGAATAGTGTTATATAGGGAAAACGGCGATGATCTCATGGATATTCAATTAGAAATAACAGAGAATATTTTCCATGATGAGATGAAGGTTGAAAGGCGTTTTATCAGGGATGTCGAGCATCGGATACTTCACGAGCTGGGCTTTGAAGTATCGATCAGGTTGATAGAAAATGACAGCTTGCCAGACGGTGAGCTTATAGAGGATAAAAGATAA
- a CDS encoding ABC transporter ATP-binding protein: protein MSYTILTIDGLSKFYGGVRAVDNVSFDIERGEILSLIGPNGAGKTTLFNCVTGLTNPTGGRVILEKNGRGRIISSKSKAFKPSLKPDRINAHGIARTFQNIRLFNTLTVLNNVKVGRHALTKSNFFGAVLRSRSQQHEEKETLRKSIKHIVFVGLEEKILDIASNLSYGDQRRVEIARALASEPALLLLDEPAAGMNPKETSDLMNLIRRIRDTGVTILLIEHDMKVVMEISDRIVVLDYGKKIAEGKPQDIKQDKKVIEAYLGTD, encoded by the coding sequence ATGAGCTATACCATCCTGACAATTGATGGGCTGAGTAAGTTTTACGGCGGTGTTCGTGCGGTCGACAACGTCTCCTTCGACATCGAAAGAGGGGAGATACTCTCGTTGATCGGACCGAACGGAGCGGGGAAAACAACGCTTTTTAACTGCGTTACCGGCCTGACGAATCCGACCGGTGGGAGAGTCATACTCGAAAAAAACGGACGGGGGCGGATAATCTCTTCTAAAAGTAAGGCCTTTAAACCATCTTTAAAGCCTGATAGGATTAATGCCCACGGCATCGCCCGTACATTCCAGAACATCAGGCTGTTTAACACGCTCACCGTCCTGAATAACGTGAAGGTTGGCCGACATGCTCTGACGAAAAGCAATTTTTTCGGGGCCGTTCTGAGGTCGAGAAGTCAGCAGCATGAGGAGAAGGAAACCCTTCGAAAGTCAATCAAACACATCGTCTTCGTCGGACTGGAAGAAAAGATACTGGATATCGCTTCGAATCTTTCATATGGGGATCAGCGTCGTGTTGAAATAGCCAGGGCGCTTGCATCTGAGCCGGCCCTGCTTTTACTTGACGAGCCCGCCGCCGGGATGAATCCGAAGGAAACATCGGATTTGATGAACCTGATTCGACGTATCAGGGATACCGGGGTGACGATTCTGCTGATCGAACACGATATGAAGGTGGTAATGGAGATATCGGATCGTATCGTGGTGCTTGATTACGGCAAGAAGATTGCGGAAGGCAAACCACAGGATATAAAACAAGACAAGAAGGTCATCGAGGCGTATCTCGGAACGGACTGA
- a CDS encoding ABC transporter substrate-binding protein, whose amino-acid sequence MKRLSIVLLSIMLGLSLCVIGCQPEEPMPEGDVEAPAVDEAAGEPIVIGAILRLTLGASDGTPAKKGVEFAVEEINEAGGINGRPLEVIYEDSKDNATDAVNAANKLISLDKVPVIIGPMMSGNTLAAAPIAEDNGVVLISPNATSPKVSEAGEFIFRGCSRIDMQSEALVKYAVEKYGVKKAAILYSNEPYGEGFAKLLKLYFEEYGVEVVVEESFMRGDTDFKAQLTKISGYEFDLLCVPGYLQETAPAISQARTIGITAPSLGGFGDMAPLYIELAGYAGEGHIITGEYDEDYDTPKNKAFVKKYYQYIKENPKDPNNIMFAAITYDMVYLVAEAMKEVGTDPTAIKDYLDTVSDFDGVTGKLSFDENGDVVKGGIYIFEVVDGKYVKMD is encoded by the coding sequence ATGAAAAGACTGAGTATTGTACTCTTGTCGATCATGTTGGGATTGTCCCTGTGCGTGATCGGCTGTCAGCCGGAAGAGCCGATGCCCGAGGGTGATGTTGAAGCGCCGGCGGTCGATGAAGCCGCAGGCGAGCCGATCGTTATCGGGGCCATACTGCGTCTGACCCTCGGCGCATCCGACGGCACTCCGGCAAAGAAGGGTGTTGAGTTTGCGGTCGAGGAGATCAACGAGGCAGGCGGCATCAACGGTCGTCCGCTGGAAGTGATCTATGAGGACTCGAAGGATAACGCCACAGACGCGGTCAACGCCGCCAACAAGCTCATCTCCCTGGACAAGGTACCGGTCATCATCGGTCCCATGATGAGCGGCAACACACTGGCGGCGGCCCCAATCGCCGAGGATAACGGTGTTGTGTTGATCTCCCCCAATGCCACATCACCAAAGGTATCGGAAGCCGGGGAATTCATCTTCCGCGGCTGCTCACGGATCGACATGCAGTCAGAAGCCCTGGTGAAGTATGCCGTGGAGAAATACGGCGTTAAAAAGGCCGCCATCCTGTACAGCAACGAGCCGTACGGCGAGGGTTTCGCGAAGCTTCTGAAGCTCTACTTCGAAGAATACGGTGTCGAAGTTGTTGTGGAGGAATCCTTCATGCGGGGCGATACAGACTTCAAGGCCCAGCTGACAAAAATCTCAGGCTATGAATTTGATCTCCTGTGCGTCCCTGGATACCTCCAGGAAACCGCCCCGGCGATCAGCCAGGCGCGCACAATCGGCATTACTGCACCCTCCCTGGGTGGTTTCGGCGATATGGCGCCTCTGTATATCGAGCTTGCCGGATATGCCGGTGAGGGGCACATCATCACCGGTGAATACGACGAGGATTACGACACGCCGAAGAACAAGGCTTTCGTGAAGAAATACTATCAATACATCAAAGAAAATCCGAAAGATCCCAACAACATCATGTTTGCGGCCATTACCTACGATATGGTCTATTTGGTGGCGGAGGCCATGAAGGAAGTAGGCACAGACCCCACGGCGATCAAGGATTACCTCGATACCGTGAGCGATTTCGACGGCGTAACAGGGAAGCTCAGCTTTGATGAAAACGGTGACGTGGTCAAGGGCGGCATCTACATCTTCGAGGTGGTTGACGGAAAATACGTCAAGATGGATTAA
- a CDS encoding ABC transporter ATP-binding protein — translation MLELIDIYTNYGSIEALKGVSLKINEGEIVTLIGANGAGKSTTLMTISGINTARKGRVLLKGKDITRVQPDKIVQMGVSQVPEGRRIFPLLTVRENLMMGSYIRKRDAQFKKDLKQIFSFFPILEQRRKQDGGTLSGGEQQMLAIARALMSNPKILLLDEPSLGLAPLVVKSIFSIIRDINEKNGTTILLVEQNAKMALETSHRGYVLETGKVVLEDTSKNLLHNESVKKAYLGET, via the coding sequence ATGCTTGAACTGATAGACATATATACAAATTACGGGAGCATTGAGGCCCTCAAGGGAGTTTCCCTGAAGATCAACGAGGGTGAAATCGTCACGCTCATAGGCGCAAACGGCGCCGGGAAATCGACGACACTCATGACCATCAGCGGCATCAACACCGCAAGAAAGGGACGTGTGCTGCTCAAAGGGAAAGACATTACACGGGTGCAGCCCGATAAAATAGTCCAGATGGGTGTTTCTCAGGTGCCTGAGGGCAGGCGTATATTTCCGCTTTTAACGGTGCGTGAAAACCTCATGATGGGCTCCTACATCAGGAAGAGAGACGCGCAGTTTAAAAAAGACCTGAAACAAATATTCAGCTTTTTCCCGATCCTTGAACAGAGAAGGAAACAGGACGGGGGAACACTTTCCGGAGGTGAGCAGCAGATGCTCGCCATCGCCCGGGCGCTGATGAGCAATCCAAAGATACTTTTACTCGATGAGCCGTCACTTGGTCTGGCTCCTTTAGTGGTAAAAAGCATATTCTCCATAATCAGAGACATTAATGAAAAAAACGGCACCACGATACTGCTTGTCGAGCAAAACGCTAAAATGGCACTTGAAACGTCTCATCGTGGATATGTACTTGAGACGGGAAAGGTTGTCCTTGAAGATACGTCAAAGAATCTTTTACATAATGAGTCTGTGAAAAAAGCCTACTTGGGAGAAACTTAG
- a CDS encoding ABC transporter ATP-binding protein: MLLIVKNLHAYYGNVHVLKRITFHINKGEIVTIIGGNGAGKSTLLKTISGLIPTERGEILFEKQKINSLTAERILRRGISHVPEGRKIFAKLSVRDNLELGAFTQKDRNEIAYDFEKVYTLFPILGERRKQSAGTLSGGEQQMLAIARSLMSRPKLIMLDEPSMGLAPKVVLEVFKTIKELKEMETTILLIEQNARAALALADRGYVMEMGMFTSHGDKEVLLDNEEVKRAYLGKGYREVYE, translated from the coding sequence ATGCTTCTTATCGTGAAAAATTTGCATGCGTACTATGGAAATGTGCATGTACTCAAGAGAATAACCTTTCATATCAATAAAGGGGAGATTGTTACAATCATCGGCGGTAACGGCGCCGGCAAATCGACGCTGCTTAAAACGATTTCAGGGCTTATTCCCACAGAACGGGGTGAGATACTCTTTGAAAAGCAAAAGATCAATTCACTCACCGCGGAACGTATTCTCAGAAGGGGTATATCACACGTTCCCGAAGGGCGAAAAATTTTCGCAAAGCTCAGCGTGAGAGACAACCTTGAATTAGGAGCTTTCACGCAAAAGGACAGAAATGAAATCGCCTATGATTTTGAAAAGGTGTATACCCTGTTTCCAATACTCGGCGAGAGAAGAAAACAGTCCGCCGGGACCCTCTCGGGCGGGGAGCAGCAGATGCTGGCCATCGCCCGATCACTCATGAGCAGACCGAAGCTCATCATGCTTGATGAGCCGTCTATGGGACTTGCACCCAAGGTGGTGTTGGAAGTATTTAAGACGATAAAAGAATTGAAGGAAATGGAAACAACCATCCTTTTGATCGAACAGAACGCCCGTGCCGCCCTGGCTTTGGCGGATCGGGGATACGTCATGGAAATGGGAATGTTCACATCCCACGGAGATAAGGAAGTGCTTCTCGATAATGAAGAGGTAAAAAGGGCGTATCTCGGGAAGGGATACCGTGAGGTCTATGAATGA